Proteins encoded together in one Muntiacus reevesi chromosome 22, mMunRee1.1, whole genome shotgun sequence window:
- the TNIP2 gene encoding TNFAIP3-interacting protein 2: MSSGDAESAGRQGAPRAAAALCGLYHEAGQRLRRLQDQLAARDALIARLRARLAALEGDTAPSLVDALLEQVARFREQLRQRDGGAAEAALRQEIERLSEQLEEKEREAQHLLSQPGLEREKEVALLRRSVAEKERARAASHVLCRSLADETHQLRRTLAATAHMCQHLAKCLDERQGTPGAAGQQSPEPECADGDASVHAVVEKLREENRVLRQKVTHVEDLNARWQRYDASRDEYVRGLHAQLKGLQATPEPELMRKEVSRLNAQLEEKMDDCAEARRELASAKSARDAALERVQMLEQQILAYKDDFTSERADRERAQSRIHELEEQVALLQRQASWRQDSREAASCRIHTGSRSPRYLETDASEPVAAGGRRPGTGSQWLDLPAEGGCSGVTQRGQGDLQCPHCLQCFSDEQGEELFRHVAECCQ, from the exons ATGTCGTCCGGGGATGCGGAGTCCGCGGGGCGACAGGGCGCCCCGCGCGCGGCTGCCGCGCTTTGCGGCCTGTACCACGAGGCGGGGCAGCGGCTGAGGCGCCTTCAAGACCAGCTGGCGGCCCGGGACGCCCTCATCGCGCGCCTCCGTGCCCGGCTCGCCGCGCTCGAGGGGGACACGGCACCGTCGCTCGTGGACGCGCTGCTGGAGCAGGTGGCGCGCTTCCGGGAGCAGCTGCGGCAGCGGGACGGCGGCGCCGCGGAGGCCGCGCTGCGCCAG GAAATTGAGAGACTCTCGGAGcagctggaggagaaggagcGGGAGGCACAGCACCTCCTGAGCCAGCCGGGGCTCGAGCGGGAGAAGGAGGTGGCCCTGCTGCGGAGGAGCGTGGCGGAGAAGGAGCGGGCCCGGGCCGCCAGCCACGTCCTGTGTCGTTCCCTGGCTGACGAGACCCACCAGCTGCGGCGGACCCTGGCCGCCACGGCCCACATGTGCCAGCATCTGGCCAAGTGTCTGGATGAACGCCAGGGGACACCAGGGGCCGCGGGGCAGCAGAGCCCTGAG CCCGAGTGTGCGGACGGGGACGCCTCTGTGCACGCGGTGGTTGAGAAGTTACGGGAGGAGAACCGGGTGCTGAGGCAGAAGGTGACTCAC GTGGAGGACCTTAACGCGAGGTGGCAGCGCTACGACGCCAGCAGGGACGAATACGTGAGGGGGCTCCACGCGCAGCTGAAGGGCCTGCAGGCCACCCCGGAGCCCGAGCTGATGCGGAAGGAGGTCTCGCGGCTCAACGCACAGTTGGAGGAGAAGATGGATGACTGCGCGGAGGCGCGGCGGGAGCTGGCATCGGCGAAGAGCGCGAGGGACGCGGCGCTGGAGCGCGTGCAGATGCTGGAGCAGCAG ATCCTCGCCTACAAGGACGACTTCACGTCAGAGAGGGCCGACAGGGAGCGGGCGCAGAGCCGCATCCACGAACTGGAGGAGCAGGTGGCCTTGCTGCAGCGCCAGGCGTCCTGGAGACAG GATTCGCGCGAGGCAGCCTCCTGCCGGATTCACACGGGGAGCAGATCTCCCAGATACTTAGAGACCGACGCTTCGGAGCCTGTGGCGGCTGGTGGCCGGAGGCCTGGGACGGGATCCCAGTGGCTGGACCTTCCCGCAGAGGGCGGGTGCTCGGGAGTGACCCAGAGAGGCCAGGGGGACCTGCAGTGCCCCCACTGCCTGCAGTGCTTCAGCGACGAGCAAGGCGAGGAGCTCTTCAGGCACGTGGCCGAGTGCTGCCAGTGA